The Agreia sp. COWG nucleotide sequence CTTGAACGGCGCAGTCGTGCGGGCAGCTGCGGCCATCGGTCGCGATGCGCCCATCAACAGAGCCCTCACCGAACTCGTGCACAGGGTAGAAAAAAGCGGCGACTTCCTCCGGGTGGAGGAGGTCGCCGCCTCTGTGCCCGTTCGGGCGTAGTCCGACGAGCTAGTGGCGGGGGGCCTTGACGGCCTCGCCCTGCTCCTCGTCGTCGTCTTCATCGTCGTCTTCGTCGAACTCGCGCGGCTTGACGTACGGGTCGGCATCGCCGGCGTACTGGGCCTCGCGGGCGAGACGAACGGTCTCGGCGTCGCGCTGCTGCGCTTCGGCCAGTAGGCCGTCGATCAGCTGAGCGTTCTCGGGGATGCCATCCGGAATGAATTCCAGGCTCGGGGTGAGGCGGGCCGTGATGTTCTTGCCCACCTCGCTCCTGAGCATTCCCGTCGCGCTCTTCAACGCGGCCGCACTGTCTGCGCGCTCCTCATCGGAGCCGTAGACCGTGTAGAAGACCGATGCGTGCTGCAGGTCGCCGGTCACCTTCACATCCGTGATGGTGACGAAGCCCAGGCGGGGGTCTTTCAACCCCCGCTCGAGCGTCTTCGCCACGATGACCTGGATTCGCTCCGCCATCTTTCTGGCGCGTGCGGGATCAGCCATGGTGCTTTTCCGTTCTCTTTCGAAGCTGCGATCTCGGTCCTTTCGGACTAGACGCGCGGCTTCTCCTTCATCTCGATGGTCTCGATCTCGTCGCCGATCTGGATGTCGTTGAACTTGCCGAGACCGATACCGGCCTCGAAGTCCGTGCGAACCTCGGTGACGTCGTCCTTGAAGCGACGCAGCGACTCGATGGCCAGGCTGTCGCCCACCACGACGCCGTCGCGGATGACCCGCGCCTTGGCGTTCCTGGTGATCGTTCCCGACCGCACGATGACACCGGCGATGTTTCCGAACTTGGAAGAACGGAAGACCTCGCGGATCTCGGCAACACCCGACTGCACCTCTTCGAACTCGGGCTTGAGCATTCCCTTGAGGGAGTTCTCGATGTCTTCGAGTGCCGAGTAGATGACCGAGTAGAAGCGCACGTCGACACCCTCACGAGCTGCACGCTCGCGAGCCTTGGTGTCGGGTCGCACGTTGAACCCGATGATGATCGCGTTATCGACCGTCGCCAGGTTGACGTCGGACTCGGTGACGGCACCCACACCGCGGTGGATGATGCGCAGCTGAACGCTGTCGTCGACCTCGATCTTGAGCAGCGACTCTTCGAGCGCCTCGACGGCACCGGAGACGTCACCCTTGATGATGAGGTTGAGCGACTCGACCTTGCCCTCTTCGAGTGCACGGGTGAAGTCCTCGAGCGAGATGCGCTTGCGGCTCTTGGCCAGCAGGGCGTTACGCTCGACGGCTTCGCGCTTCTCAGCGATCTGGCGTGCGGTGCGGTCGTCCTCGGTCACAAGGAATGTGTCGCCGGCGCGGGGCACCGTCGAGAGTCCCTGAACCTGCACGGGGCGGGCGGGCGTGGCCTCGGTGACGATGTTTCCATCCTCATCGTGCATCGCTCGCACCTTGCCGTATGCGGTTCCGGCCACGATCGGGTCTCCGACCTTCAGCGTTCCCGACTGGATCAGCACGGTTGCCACCGCGCCACGACCCTTGTCGAGCTTCGCCTCGATGGCGACGCCACGGGCATCCTTGTTCGGGTTGGCGCGCATGTCGAGCCCAGCGTCGGCCGTCAG carries:
- the rbfA gene encoding 30S ribosome-binding factor RbfA, which gives rise to MADPARARKMAERIQVIVAKTLERGLKDPRLGFVTITDVKVTGDLQHASVFYTVYGSDEERADSAAALKSATGMLRSEVGKNITARLTPSLEFIPDGIPENAQLIDGLLAEAQQRDAETVRLAREAQYAGDADPYVKPREFDEDDDEDDDEEQGEAVKAPRH